The proteins below are encoded in one region of Hordeum vulgare subsp. vulgare chromosome 3H, MorexV3_pseudomolecules_assembly, whole genome shotgun sequence:
- the LOC123442625 gene encoding GTP-binding protein YPTM2-like, protein MNPEYDYLFKLLLIGDSGVGKSCLLLRFADDSYLESYISTIGVDFKIRTVEQDGKTMKLQIWDTAGQERFRTITSSYYRGAHGIIIVYDVTDLDSFNNVKQWLNEIDRYASENVNKLLVGNKCDLTDKKVVSYETAKAFADEIGIPFMETSAKNALNVEQAFMAMSASIKDRMASQPAANSARPATVQIRGQPVEQKTSCCSS, encoded by the exons ATGAATCCGGAGTA TGACTATCTCTTTAAGCTTTTGCTTATTGGAGACTCAGGTGTTGGCAAGTCATGCCTTCTCTTAAGATTTGCC GATGACTCATACCTGGAGAGTTATATCAGTACTATCGGTGTTGATTTT AAAATACGTACCGTGGAGCAAGATGGAAAGACTATGAAGCTGCAAATC TGGGACACTGCTGGGCAAGAACGCTTCAGAACTATTACTAGTAGCTACTATCGTGGGGCTCACGGGATCATT ATTGTCTATGACGTGACAGACCTGGACAGCTTCAACAATGTGAAGCAGTGGTTGAACGAGATTGATCGCTATGCTAGTGAGAATGTGAACAAGCTTCTTGTAGGGAACAAATGTGATCTCACTGACAAAAAAGTTGTATCATACGAGACAGCGAAG gcatttgctgatgagattgggaTCCCATTCATGGAGACCAGTGCAAAGAATGCCTTGAATGTTGAGCAGGCTTTCATGGCCATGTCTGCTTCAATCAAGGACAG GATGGCGAGCCAGCCAGCCGCAAACAGCGCTCGCCCAGCCACGGTGCAGATCCGCGGGCAACCTGTTGAACAGAAGACGAGCTGCTGCTCTTCTTAG